The sequence below is a genomic window from Romeriopsis navalis LEGE 11480.
CGATTATGCCGTCTCCGCAGCACAAGTTGCGATAGATACCGTTGCTGATCCAGAACGCCTGACAGAACCAGAAAGCCGTTCGAGCCAAATCCCAACATCCTTAACGCGCTTCGCCCACCGCCAGACCAGCGCCAAGGATCTCCAACCCTTACCGCCCGCCCAACTAGCGGCGGACTTGGCTATACCAACTACCGCTGACGCCCCAGCGCGACCGGTCGATCGCATTCGCCTCGAAAACACCGCCCAAAATCTGCCGGTAAAGGGGTCTTCCCCCTTGCCAATACCCCCAGAAACCAGCCCGGTCGAACCCAGCCAGCTTCCATCCGGCGCCCCAACGGACACCAAGGCACCGGCGGCCGACCTCATGGCGCCAAATTCGGGCACGCCAAACCCGATAACGCCAAATCCGGGCGCACCAAATATTGTGCCCCCCAGCATGACGCCCGCCACCCCGGAAACTCGCTCCACCGAAGTGATGCCGCGCCCCACGCCTCAGCCGCAGACACCCCAACCACAGACGCCACAGGCCTCAACACCCAGTCCGACCAGCTCACGTGCCCCGATCGCCATCGTCGGGAGTACGATTTTCAGTGCGGCGGATTTCGCCGCGCTGCTCAACTCGATCGACGCGGAAACCGCCACCCCAGACACCCTCCAACAAACCGCTGAGAAAATCACTCAGAAATACGTTAATGCTGGCTATCTCACATCCAGAGCCGTAGTCGAACGCCCAACGGATCAGTCACGCGCCCAAATTCGGGTGCTCGAAGGCAGCCTCGAAACCATTCAAGTTGAAGGCAATCAACGGTTGAGTGATCGGTTTATTCAAGCCCGCATTGAGCGCGGTATCACCACCCCAATCAACAGTCTTGAACTCGAAGCACAACTCCGACTGCTACGCCTCAACCCACTATTTGACAAAGTCGAAGCTAGCCTGCGCCCCGGTCAACAAGCCGGGAAAAGTCAACTCATCGTCCGAGTGGAAGAAGCTCAGCCGCTCACTGGGGGACTCAGTTTTGATAATTACTCACCCCCCAGTGTCGGCTCGGAGCGGATCAATGCCCACATTGGCAGCCGCAACCTGACGGGCAACGGCGACGAACTGGGTGGCTTCTATAGCCGCACCCTCAACGGCGGCGCGGAATCCTATGGACTGAGCTACAAAATTCCGCTCAGTGCTCAAGACAATACATTACAACTGCGGGTCGAACGCAATCGTAACGTCGTACAGCAAGCCCCCTTCGATGCCTTGGGGATTCGCGGCGATGGGGAAATTTATGAAGTGAGCTATCGCCATCCCGTGATTCATTCCGTGCGTGAATCACTGGGATTATCCATCGGCCTCACCGCTCAAAATGGTCAAACCTTTACCTTCAACACGTTGCCGACCCCCTTTGGTATTGGCCCCGATGCCGATGGTGTGAGTCGTACCAGTGTGATTAGTTTCGGCCAAGATTATGTCAAACGTGATCCGCAAGGCACTTGGAATCTACGATCGCAATTCAACCTCGGCACCAGCTTATTTGGCGCAACGCGCAATTCCGGCAATATCCCCGATGGGCAGTTCTTTAGCTGGACGGCTCAAGCGCAAAGGATACAACGCCTCGGAGCCAGACATTTACTTGTCGCTCAAGTCGAGACCCAACTCACACCGAACAGCTTGCTGCCCTCACAGCAGTTCTTGATCGGAGGGGGGCAATCAGTCCGGGGCTATCGCCAAAATGCTCGGGCCGGTGATAACGGATTACGCATCTCGATCGAAGACCGAATTACCCTCACACAGGATGCTGACGGCAATCCGAAGTTCCAAATTGCCCCGTTTGCCGAAGCCGGTTTTGTCTGGAATAACGGCAGCAATCCAAACCCTCTACCACACCAAACAAATCTGGTTTCAGCGGGGCTGGGATTGATTTTTACACCAACCAAAAACTTACAGGCGCGGCTGGATTACGGCGTCCCCCTCGTGAATTTGGCGGATCGGGGCAACAACATCCAGGACAGTGGACTGCATTTCCGGTTGAATTATCGTTTTTAAATTGAGCCATTTGCGGCCGCGTTATGGCGCGGCAAACAGCACCGCACAAGTCACCAAATCGTACTCGTTATACCAGTTAACCTACTCCCGGTTTCCCATGAAACGTCAACTGCACCCCAAAATCATCCTGCTATCCACGATCGCTATGCTCCAATGCATCGGCATGCCTGGGGCGATCGCTCAGTCGATTACCGCCGCGCGCGATGGCACCGGTACCCAGGTGGTTCAGCAAGGTAGTCAATCACAGATTACCGGGGGAACACGATCGATTGACGGCACGAACTTATTCCATAGCTTCCAGCGATTTGGGTTGAATTCGGGGCAAGTGGCGAATTTCCTCAGCACACCCGGAACGCAGAACATTTTGGGACGGGTCGTTGGCGGGCAGGCATCCCTGATTAATGGACAGATTCAGGTCACTGGCGGCTTATCGAATCTCTATTTGCTCAATCCCGCCGGGATTGTCTTTGGGGCCAATGCCAGCCTGAATGTGCCAGGGTCCTTTACGGCGACCAGCGCCAATGGTGTGCGATTTAATGATCAATGGTGGAGCCTCGCCACAAATTCCACCCAAATGTCAGCCCTAGTCGGCCAGCCCACCGGCTTAGGCTTTGTCGGTGACACATCCGGCACCATATTCAATGCCGGGAAGTTGCAAGTACAACCCGGACACGGCATCCGGCTAATCGGTGGCCAAGTCATTAATACCGGCACCATCGCCGCGCCCGGTGGCCACATTACGATCGCCGCCGTACCCGGTGAACAATTCGTCCGCGTCAGCCAAACCGGCAGCTTGCTCAGTCTCGAATTGCCCACAACCGATCAAACAGCAATTAATCAACCGGTGGCCGCCGCATCGCTGCCCGAACTCCTCACGGGGCAAGACCTCGGGAATACCGGCGCCACCGTGGAAAATGGCCAAGTGATGATCGCTGGAACCCCAATTCCCCAACAAGCAGGCACGACAATCGTCACCGGACAAGTCACCGTCGCAGCGGCGCAAGCCCAAACCGCCCAGGTTGATATATTGGGTCAACAGGTCGGGATCATCAGTGCGAAGATCAATGCTTCCGGCAACAAGGGTGGGGGGCAAATTCGGATTGGCGGCGACGAGCAGGGCCGTACAACTGCCCCCCGCGCCCAATCCACCACCGTTGATGCCAACAGTCAAATTACCGCCGATGCCATCACTCAAGGGGACGGTGGTCGCGTCATCGTTTGGGCGGACCAAAACACGCGCGTTCATGGCAAAATCAGCGCCACCGGTGGCACTCGATCCGGCAATGGCGGCTTTGTCGAGACCTCTGGCAAAGCCCAACTCGATGTCACCAATAGCCAAGTCAATACCAGCGCAGCCTCAGGCAATCCTGGCACCTGGCTGCTCGACCCGACCAATATTGATATCGTCTCCGGTGGTAGCGGCAGCTTTAACAGCGGCGGGTTATTCGATCCACCCACAACCGGCGTGGCCAGCCAAATTGATCCAACTTTAATTGAAACGGCGATCGATGGCGGCTCAAATGTGATCATCACCACCGCCAGTGGGGTGGGCGGCAACGGCGATATCAATGTGCAAAGCAGCATTAATCAAACCGGGGCCAGCAACGCCACATTAACTATCACAGGGCGGCGATTTGCCGTCGCCAACTCCAGTACCATCAATCTCGCCAGCACCGGTGCTCTCACGCTCAACCTGAATAGCGTCCTGCCAGAGGCCAACGTCCCAACCACCTCGGTGCAAGCCGCGATCGACATGATCGGCACCACCGCCGGGAGTCGCACCATTAATCTCAATAGCGGCACCTATGCAGGCAACACCCTCACCGTTAATAAAAACCTGACGTTAAACGGCACAGGCACCACCCAGACCATCCTGAGTGGCGAAAATCTGCGCCCCGTTGTTAACGTCAGCCCCGGCATCACCGCCACCATCAGCAACTTAGGCATTCAAAATGGCCAAAATGCCACGGCGGGCGGGGGCATTATCAACAACGGCACACTCACCGTTAACACCGTTGCCCTACAACAAAACCAATCCACGGCGGACGGCGGTGGCATCTTCAACGCGGCGGGCGGCACCATTAATCTCAATACCA
It includes:
- a CDS encoding ShlB/FhaC/HecB family hemolysin secretion/activation protein, yielding DYAVSAAQVAIDTVADPERLTEPESRSSQIPTSLTRFAHRQTSAKDLQPLPPAQLAADLAIPTTADAPARPVDRIRLENTAQNLPVKGSSPLPIPPETSPVEPSQLPSGAPTDTKAPAADLMAPNSGTPNPITPNPGAPNIVPPSMTPATPETRSTEVMPRPTPQPQTPQPQTPQASTPSPTSSRAPIAIVGSTIFSAADFAALLNSIDAETATPDTLQQTAEKITQKYVNAGYLTSRAVVERPTDQSRAQIRVLEGSLETIQVEGNQRLSDRFIQARIERGITTPINSLELEAQLRLLRLNPLFDKVEASLRPGQQAGKSQLIVRVEEAQPLTGGLSFDNYSPPSVGSERINAHIGSRNLTGNGDELGGFYSRTLNGGAESYGLSYKIPLSAQDNTLQLRVERNRNVVQQAPFDALGIRGDGEIYEVSYRHPVIHSVRESLGLSIGLTAQNGQTFTFNTLPTPFGIGPDADGVSRTSVISFGQDYVKRDPQGTWNLRSQFNLGTSLFGATRNSGNIPDGQFFSWTAQAQRIQRLGARHLLVAQVETQLTPNSLLPSQQFLIGGGQSVRGYRQNARAGDNGLRISIEDRITLTQDADGNPKFQIAPFAEAGFVWNNGSNPNPLPHQTNLVSAGLGLIFTPTKNLQARLDYGVPLVNLADRGNNIQDSGLHFRLNYRF